From Cyclopterus lumpus isolate fCycLum1 chromosome 2, fCycLum1.pri, whole genome shotgun sequence, a single genomic window includes:
- the cep70 gene encoding centrosomal protein of 70 kDa isoform X3, which yields MASECTREALLGFLTASGGKVKHADLIEHFKVSFPEAPEQRAAVRREFKHYVDNVAFVKTESEMKYVCLRKKFRVPEKEQLNGRVSDGTRAVHQEGLHHRDPAGSRSCDAAELRARPRAAPGSGYGSDGQVRVPHAAISAEQTDGLEMGNRGSFKREKRESKKERVGHRVEIPDIAVMTASPLPAEGSMFNLPGPVQTGSTGQVDAGGVGLHPRDRPVESLSPEGPNELEHINVAFRNSKGSRRGVLSRPPESDEDGGQSDTRSLSGSEGLGSPKSSRKHFIQAMMSSSPQLRRSMAVRSSVYLTSGNDGDSASLASSNPDDDRTSVALDPLEHEWMMCSSDGEWGNLYPLLATDPSLVLRKDFVTGFTCLHWAAKQGKPELMALLINFAKQHDVPVDVDVRSNTGYTPLHVAAMHNRMEVVKLLVGAYSADVEVRDYSGRKACQYLTDNVSVDIRDIIGAYERSDSKNADRGGGGRWRFSKALQSNLKPLRLLNPNDCDAVDGEARPRAKVLRRKSSLSRMKPKLQRLRLRTSQIVHSTTFRESEEGSGSGSFKSRPKTHFFG from the coding sequence ATGGCGTCCGAGTGCACCCGAGAGGCGCTGCTCGGCTTTCTGACGGCGAGCGGGGGCAAAGTGAAACACGCGGATTTAATTGAGCACTTTAAGGTCTCGTTCCCGGAGGCGCCGGAGCAGAGAGCCGCCGTCCGCAGGGAGTTTAAACACTACGTGGACAACGTCGCTTTTGTGAAGACGGAGAGCGAAATGAAATATGTCTGCCTGAGGAAAAAGTTCCGCGTGCCCGAGAAGGAGCAGCTTAACGGGCGCGTGAGCGACGGGACCCGAGCGGTCCATCAAGAGGGACTCCATCACCGGGATCCTGCGGGGTCGCGCAGCTGTGACGCGGCGGAGCTCCGGGCCCGGCCTCGCGCCGCACCTGGCTCAGGTTACGGAAGTGACGGCCAGGTGAGAGTTCCGCACGCCGCCATTAGTGCGGAGCAAACCGACGGGCTTGAGATGGGGAACAGAGGAAGCTTCAAGCGAGAGAAGAGGGAGTCCAAGAAGGAGCGGGTTGGACACCGGGTCGAGATACCCGACATCGCAGTGATGACAGCTTCGCCTCTTCCTGCAGAGGGATCCATGTTCAACCTGCCGGGGCCTGTCCAGACCGGTTCTACGGGACAGGTAGACGCAGGCGGCGTTGGACTCCACCCCAGAGACCGACCGGTTGAGTCTCTTTCCCCAGAAGGCCCGAACGAGCTGGAACACATCAACGTGGCGTTCAGGAACTCGAAAGGGTCCCGGCGAGGAGTTCTCTCCAGGCCGCCGGAGTCAGACGAGGACGGAGGGCAGTCGGACACGCGCAGCCTGTCTGGGAGCGAAGGCCTCGGCAGCCCCAAAAGCAGCCGTAAGCACTTCATCCAGGCCATGATGAGCAGCTCCCCCCAGCTGAGGCGCAGCATGGCGGTGCGCAGCTCCGTGTACCTGACCTCCGGGAACGACGGCGACTCGGCCTCCCTGGCCTCCTCCAACCCGGACGACGACCGGACTTCGGTGGCTCTGGACCCGCTGGAACACGAGTGGATGATGTGCAGCTCCGACGGGGAGTGGGGCAACTTGTACCCCCTCCTCGCCACAGACCCGAGTCTGGTCCTGAGGAAGGACTTCGTCACCGGCTTCACCTGCCTGCACTGGGCGGCCAAGCAAGGTAAGCCGGAGCTGATGGCCCTGCTCATCAACTTCGCCAAGCAGCACGACGTCCCCGTCGATGTCGATGTCCGATCCAACACCGGCTACACGCCGCTGCACGTGGCCGCCATGCACAACCGCATGGAGGTGGTGAAGCTCCTGGTGGGGGCCTACAGCGCAGATGTGGAGGTCAGAGACTACAGTGGGAGGAAGGCCTGCCAGTACCTCACGGACAACGTGAGCGTGGACATCCGGGACATTATAGGCGCGTACGAGCGGTCCGACTCCAAGAACGCAGACCGCGGGGGCGGAGGCCGCTGGAGGTTCTCCAAGGCTCTCCAGTCCAACCTGAAGCCCCTCAGGCTCCTCAACCCCAACGACTGCGACGCCGTGGACGGGGAGGCCCGACCCAGAGCGAAGGTCCTCAGGAGGAAGTCCTCACTCAGCAGGATGAAGCCCAAACTGCAGAGGCTGCGCTTGAGGACCTCGCAGATCGTCCACAGCACCACGTTCCGTGAGTCGGAGgaggggtctgggtctgggtcctTTAAGTCCAGACCCAAGACCCATTTCTTTGGGTGA